The genomic stretch GTTTCTACTGCATACAGAAATATGCAATAATGAAATATATACACAACTATTCATGTTGAAATGCATGGATTCATGACTTAACAGGACATTTAGAACAAAGCCTCCACTATGTGACTAAGCGACTTTGAGTACCTAGAAAAGCTctatgatttattattattattattattattcttcttcATGTACTGTATGGCAACATCAAGTATTCATTAGTATAACAGAAAAACAGGATATGCTATGGAAGACGTATTTTAGCAATTTATCAATATAATTAAACTACTTTCATGTCAGACAAAGCTTCTAGAATAACTGATACGCAGTGGAATAGAGGTATGCAGAGGCTTCAAATTGAAGCTCAAGTAatgtacaagtacctcaaaattgtacttcagtgcagcatttacagtaaatgtacCTACAATAGTTACCTGTTTCACTTTAGAGATATCACGGATGAGGGCAGCATTGTCGACAAAGTCATTCAGCTTCTTTAGCTGACTGAGGTCCTTCACATAATCCTCCCCGATGACCTGaaagacacatttaaaaaaggtcACAATAAAATGTGTGCAAAAACAAACTCGACAGTGTTTACCACACTCCACCTCATATATATTTGGCAAGCTGACTGGAACACGGGCTGGAAAAGACTCAGGAGGGAAAGCTATGCCAAGATTTGATCACAAGACAGCTGGGGAATATAGGATTGAGGACCAAAGGGTTTTCACCACTACAACATCTCTTGGCACTCAATCATTTAGTGGTTTATTGCTCAGGCAGCTCAAACAGACCTCAGCTATGAGCTCAGCCAGGCCAGGGttgcagagcagcagccagcGTCTGGGTGTGATGCCGTTGGTTTTGTTCTGAAACTTCTCCGGTTCTAGTTCACTGAAATTACGGAATCTGTGGAATACGGAAGAAAAAATGGGAAACTTCATGTAGGTTATTCATCATTAGACAAAACAATCCAGAAACCAATCCAAAGCCAATACAGTATTTGTATCAGGTAGTAAAAAGGAAGCTTGTTTTGTCTCCTTAACTATACAAATCATGCACGGTTTAGATTTTTGCTGACCTTCGTAACACACTGGAGAACTGGGATGTAAACTGTGTTCATAGTAAACGcactaaaacatttaaaaacactggTATGGTCAGGGTGGTGCAGATTTGGACCCAAAGTGCAGAGAGCAGACGAGAAGGCAGCAGGAACATTGTGTAcatttattttggaaaaaaaaaaacacttcaacagaAGGCGTCCTGAGGCAGGCAGGAAATGAGGCAACAGGAAATCCAATCCAAAAATCCAACACATTGAGAAAACTAGAAAAGCAAACCACGACAGGGGAACTACACTGGGAGAGACGACGATCTGACACTTGACAAAAGGGAGCGCACaatgagggacaggtgacatgagggctgatgaacaggtgaaacccatcagggcggggcagacaatcacaaaggcagGACAACACACAGGAAGTCACACAGGACATGGCTCAGAAGAAAAGACACTACAAAattaaaacaggaaactaaacAAAACCCATGGTCATGACAGGAATGTCCCATTATCATACTACCAAAGATGATCGACTCATCACATCGTATTCATTTCTCACTGCTCAGGAGGTTTTCAGCTGTTTGATCCGTCTTTGCGTCTTAGTTTTCTTAACAGCAGCCTGCCCTTTCAAGCCCCACCATACAgttgtgtgtgcgagtgtgtaaCAGAGGAGATGATTCAATCCTGTGGTTATCTATGAGGACATACTGATGTGGTTTTTAGCAACTCGGCTATTGTTTCAGTGGTCTGCCTATCTAAGCTACCTTCATTCTTTTCTGGTGATGCAGTTTGCCAAGgtttctttttcatttgtttatacAAATGTTTGTCACTTGCCACTATATGACCAATAGAGATATAGCTAATTGGTCTTAGTAGTCTACAGGGTTTCCATTATTTTGTTCACAGATTTGTTTTAGGGCTTGTTACCAAACTAAGGTACTGTTCCccttagtatcgagtatcgagaaatgcctcgtcattcaataccaatttTAATACTTAAGGAATAAGTCTCATCAGTGAGCCattaagcatgcagcatgcttctaccattATCTTAAGGTGGGGATTAGCTGTCTAACATTACACATATTAAAATCATGCAGGAAAAACTActacgttacgcacagagacggggctcacgtgtgtgtgttgttttttttcaggctACAGTGAGCCTCACATAGGTGTAAAGgagctggttttttttttaaagcgtaATTTGTAGTGTTGTAActtctttttattaaaatggattttaaagaAATTGTATCGAAAAACGTATCGTTCAGGAACCGGCATTAAATTCAAGGTATCTGTATCGttatctttacatttttttaacaatacgCAGCCCTAGACTTGTGTtttgaagatgtgtgtgtgtgtgtgtgaaatggcTTACACGTCAGTCTTGATGATGTTGGAGTGTATCTCAGCAACTCCGTTGACGGCGTGAGATCCCACGATGCACAGGTGCGCCATGTTCACCCTCTTGCATCCATCTTCTTCGATCAGAGACATTTTCCTCAGTTTGTCCATGTCTTTTGGATAGAGAGATGCAATCATCTGCAGTGACagaacagacacagacacacctttAGGAGATCACATTCACGTGTCACAGCGCGTGTGTTCAGTCAATAAAACACAATCTCTCGGTTTCTGCCAGTGTCTGAGCCCCAGTACGTACATCGAGGTGGACCTGGTTGATGCGGTAGATAATCTGCAGATGTCTGGGCAGCAGCTTCTCCAGCAGCGCCACAGGCCAGCGCTCCAGAGCCTCGGGGAGGACTGTGTGGTTGGTGTAGGCAAAAGTGCGCCTAGTGAGCTCCCAGGcctgcagaggaggaggaggggggagatttttatttttctctgatTAAACATCACAATTGAGCTTTGCAACCACTTGCAATCTAATCTAAGAAACTCTCCTGCTTTCTTTTCCTCCATATCTGTAATTTGCATCTCAAATAttgcaacataaaaaaaaaaaaactaactctgcctgcctgttttttgtttcttaaCCTGCCTGACTTTCCCTGTTGCACATGAACGTTACGCAACACAGGAGTGTCTGTTTCATTTGTCATGCTCTGTGGTTTTAACCTCCTTTGTGTTACTTGCTATGATTTCCCCATTTAATCCTGTTGCACTCGAGTCACTCTCAGTAAGCAAAAATGGTTGAATTCAAATCTACCAACTCTGACTCTTACTCACCGTGTCCCAGTCGAGTTTCTCAATGTCCACAAAGATTCTCATCAGCTCGGGGATGGCCATGGCCGGATGAGTGTCATTCAACTGGATGGCAACCTGGAAAACACGACATTCTGTACTGACACCTTCTTATTGATTTTACCTCCTCTAACTGTTGCAGAATAACAGGAGATTAAAGAAGCGCAGCTGTGAAACGCTGAAATGAAAAACACTGAGCTGCTGGGCTCTCATATCTGAAATTACCTTTGAATTAAAGACACAAATTGCCACAACTTTGCACAAAATCACAATTACTTCTGCAGGGTTTCTCACTTTGCAGATATATTCACACTTGGTGCTGTGAAACAATGGGTGCTTTTATTGTAACACATTTTCTTTCCAGGCCAATAACACATTTGACAAAGCAGtgaaaatatcacaatatgttTTATGGTAATGCTTATCTCCTCTTAACTTttctagtttaaaaaaaaaaaaaaacggaagaAAAGATGTCAAGATCAAATACCACCAGATCACCTCTAGCCATAACTGAGGTTAAGAAAAGAAGTGAAGTAGCATACCTCATTTCCTTTCCTTCACTTCTTGAGCCTTTTGCATTGATCAATAAATGGCTGATTTTGAAGCTTACTTTTTCCGGGAAGCTCTCGAAGGAGGTTCGGCCAGGAGAGCCCTTCTTAGTGGTCTTGAAGCGGCGGATGATGTCTTGGAGGGTGGCCGCCACAACAAAGTACTCCTGCTTCAGACGAAGTTCTTTTCCTTCAAAGAACTACAACATATATAAAGACCACAGAGATGGCCATGGCCTTGGTTATAGTACAATAGACATTTTCCCGGACAGAACACATTATCAGTGTGTTGACCACTAGAGAAAATGATCTTGTGATGCAAAATGTTCAGGCATTAGTATTGCAGTAACACTTATTTTGCATATTGTTGCGTAGACAAATCAGAATGTgcttaatgacaataaaacaatcaACTTACATTGTCATTGGGGTAGAGAACACGGGAGATGTTCTCTGCCAGATTTCTGTCCAGAACAGCCTGGATGTAATCTCCAACGTTAACTACAGACAGGTGCAGTGGTTTTTTTTAGTTACATTTACAGGTTTTATATTATAGTGTAATTTAAAGTCAAAGATTAAACTCTGCAGGAGAAGAAACCACAACATTTGAGCCATTTTGCAACACAGACATCTTTTCGCAAGGTGCCAGTGTTGCAGCGGTTTCCTTCTTTCTTGCAAAGCGTTTCTGTTGAAAACTAAAAAAGGAAATGCACAGACTGTTCTGCAAAAGTGGGTTTGACATTAGAGGTGGTCAGAATTGCCCTTTAGCACTCACAATCTCGCAGGTTAAAGTCGTTGGGAGCGCGGGCGGACCACAGCCTCATGGTATTTACAGTGTTGTTCATGTAGCCGGGGATGGGGGTGTCGTAGGGCATCGCCAAAACCACCTGCGTGAATAAAAGTGAAAACAGTGAGTCAGCAGGAAGACAAAGCGGGAAAGAAAAATCTGAAATCTTACCAAGGGGCAGGTTTAGAGAATTTTGAATGGAGTACgtacaaaatttttttttaaatgtgtgactCACAAGCCCTTGTGGTTCTTtgcaataataaacaaataaaccacCTTAAAAATTCTAACATgaaataatatcaataaataatgACTATGTGTAACTCCAAACAAAGCCATGTACCGAGTATGAGACAATGGCCCCTGGACACAGACATGTGAAATGTGGTTGTTTTGAGTCacttttagttgttttgtgtccgTTTGTGGTCGTgttgcacattttttttttagtggtctTGCATCTCTGTAGTGGTTTTGTGTCCGTTTGTGGTCGTgttgcacattttttttttagtggtctTGCATCTCTGTAGTGGTTTTGTTCCTCCTTGTGGTCATTCTGTGTCTTTTTAGACGCTTTGCAGCTCgttgtggtagttttgcgtctctttgtaaAGGTTTGTGGTCATTTGATTGAATTTCCAACAATAATTGTTAGTGACTTCACACAGAGGCTCCGGTCCAGGGGCCCCTGGGCATGTACCCGGTAGGCCTGTTCAGTCATCCCATCCATGATACTAAACTACTATCAACAAAATATCCCTGTCTGCTGTAATCTATACATATCTCCGTACCTGAGTGTCCACCCATTTGGAGCCACCTCTCGTCTCCTCTACTCGTCCATAGAAGTGAACGGGCAACATGTACTCTGGACGGGCTTTCTCCCACGGGTTTCCATGCCTCAGCCAATCATCTGCCTCCTCCACCTACAATAGATCAGACAGAGCAAAGAGTTCAATAAAAAGATTCAATAGGATTTTACTTGTTGGGAGTAGCAGGAGtccagagagaaagaagaggcgTTGAGCAAGACTCtaaactgacctctgacctctttATGGAGGTAAGAAAAAGGACTTCCCTTTTGTAAATTAGCCAACTTATTGCAccatttgattatattttgtgttaAGTGCTGAATAAAAAGCACCAACTTTCACTTCCTATTCAATAGCGGCAGGGATTAAACGTATAGGTTCGTGCAACCCAGTGAGAAAACACTGAGCTTAAATCCAGTTCAGAGGTACATGTTTACACTGAGGGTTTGAACAGCAAATAACCAGGAGAATTCAAAAGGGCAAAAGCCTGGAGTTTGGGGATCCCTTATCACAAGATACAcaatatccccccccccccatctaaaACCAACCAACACCAGCTTCTGCCAGGAGCTTGCACCACTGCAGTGTCTGTAAATTACTGTTAATGATTAGCTTGTGATGTATTCTGACCCAATTCATTTCTACCTTGGCCCCACTCCACTTTGACTCCTCATAGCATGAACATGGGCCGACAACAAAATCCTGAATTTCAAAGTAAAAGATAAGAAAGGATCTATGATCTCTGGAGAGAGAAATGGGTGCGCTTGTATCAGAGATATCTAGTCATTTTAGgtcaaattttatttataagacTGTGTTTTGAAGGTAAAAGACAATTGATTAACAGCTGATGTGCAGTTACCTGCCAGCCGTCTCTTATCTTCTGGTTAAAGATTCCATATTCATATCGAATGCCATAACCATATGCTGCAAGACCCAAGGTGGCCATCGAATCCAAGAAACATGCTGTGTGCAGAAAAGAATTATTCATGATTACACATAAACTCAAAATAAAAAGTCTGTAGTGCTGAATGTAGACACAAAATGACAGTTCATGGTGCAATGCTCATTTACACATTCTGTTGCAACATTTCTGTGGCCGAAAGTTGCTTCAAACATTCAATAGGCGCACAGAGGTATTTGATGGACAACTGCCAAAATAGCCTAGAAATTACAATGGAGTATTGTTGTACTAGAGATAAAGTGTTTGCATGCAAGCATGGCTGGTGTTGGACTCATTTAGTGGAACTTTAAAAACATTTCCTGCAACTTTGAATTATTTTAGAGGAGAGGGGATAGAAATATATACCCTTCCTCtcattctctctgtgtctttttaCCTGCCAGTCTGCCCAGGCCTCCGTTCCCCAGACCTgcatcctcctccatctcttccAGCTCCTCCATGTCCAGGCCGAGCTACAGCACAGGGGAACATAAAAGCctactattaaaaaaaacaaatgtattaaaaagCAAAATGTTGTAAAATGAGCACAGTCattatgtgcatgtgtggtgTTGTAGCCTCTATTTCCTATAAAACTCTGTCTGACCTGGTAGATGGCTTCATCGCAGGCGTTCTGCAGCCCCAGGTTGATCATGGTGTTTTGGAGCGTCCTGCCCATGTAGAACTCCAGAGACAGATAATACACCCTCTGAACATGaatgtgaaagaaaagaaaagaaaagaaaaaaaaatcatgtttctTTGCACAGATTTCATCTTTTCAGAGACTGTCTAAATCTAATATTAACTACATTATTGTGATATACTTAGTTTGTGGCTTGAAGGTGAAGAAAATGCCGTGCAGAGCTGAGCAGCAAATGAATGAAACCGAAATATAAGCAAACATTTACCTACTGTAGCAGTGTAAACATGACGCAGTGAACTAAAAATATTGTAGGTCTTGAAAATGTGGAAAGTTTTATAGAACAGAAAAACATTGCTCAAGACTAATTcccataaaaatgtcaaaaacatgtaaaatgaTATGCTCTTCATGTCATGCAGAAGGGATTTGAAATGCAGTCGGAGCAATATTTTCTGAACACATTTTATAGAACAGGTTTGAAAAAGGAAGTTCAAATGTCATCTACATgtgaaatacatatatatatttttggtcAGTTTTTGGACAGCCTGAAACATATATCAAAGCCTATAATTTTAAGTGTATATGATATTATTTGCATTGTAGGCTTCAGGATATTTTAGTTGACGGTTATCTGTATTTTGAGATACTTTGTGGCGTTTTGCAGTTGAATGATACTCAGAAGTATTATGTGGGATGTATATTTCCAGTATGAAACACCGAAACCTCTGATCTTTACCTTTGGGTCAGCTTCATAGTAAAACTGCTGTGTTCTGATCCATCTCCCCACCAGGTGATCTCTCACAGTGTGAGCCAGGGCAAAGTAGTAATCCCTGGGTGTTGCAATGTTTCTGTCTTTCACCAGAGTGAAGTGCAGGTGACGATTGAAGCCCTTCTTCAGCTCTGCAACATTCTCCACTCCCACAATCCCCCTGATGCTGATCTGCTTGCGCTTTTCCTGGTCGGTGAGAGGGGTCGCCATGCTTGGGCCGGCAGCTCTGTCCTGTAGTTGTCCAGGCTGGAAGTGAAGTTGAAAGGTAAGATGGTGGCAGTTTTTCATGAAGCAGTCTCCTCCTTTTGCTGCGTTTCATTGGTGAGAAGCAGGGGGAGGGTGTTTCCTTGGCCGGCCCCTGCTGAGCTGCAGAGCTCAGAGCAGGAAAAAGATGCACAGAGAGACTACACATAACGAGGACTGGAGGTTTTGTGCAGTTTAGGTGCACACAAATCTCTATGATTTAAACTTATAAGTCATATTTTATTCTAAgttcattcaaaatgaatgatagttgtatgaaaacaaaaagaaacagtTATTCTCAATAATGAAAAAAGGATATCGTTGAATGATATAATGAATTACCCCATTTTtaagtatagtatatatataaagtattgatagatagacagatatatTGCCACATTTAATCTACTTTGATTCACTGttgtaaaacaaagaaaatacagacagagagacagatattCCAGGCAACATAAGACCTTGTTGACACCTATTTATTGAATattcacaaatacaaaaaataaaacataggcTCATATTACACTTCAGATCATCATAATAATAGCAGTAATATGGTAATGAAAGACATATAATCATAACAATCATAATACCCAAATCATAGTaataatgatgttcattttataGTCATAAAATTCTCCATAGACATATTTCAGCATCACTGTAAATAATAATATCGAGTGATGACATTCCATCTCTGATCAAATAGGGCAAAACAAATCACTTTGGAGTTAAAATGAGGTTATAatgcaggtaacacacacacacacacacacactcacactcacacacatatgtatgtaCATTTGGATATATAACACCCAGTATCGCCCAGCGACTGTGTGTACGTTTCTAATAATTCATAAAAGTCTGACGAGGCTGTAGGATGGACTTTAAATCATCCCCCGGTCTAAGTTTAATATCATTTTAAGTGTATTTGGCTGGTTTAGAAAGAATAAATGTTACAATCACACACTTTTTAACATCAGCACCCCGCTCAGTagagaaaaaacacatttatgttATTTGTCAATCAAAGATATAACCTCACTTATTCACACCGAAAATGTTCCATGAGAAGATCATTTGTGTTGAAAagtaaaatatgtgtgtgtcatCTCCTACTGGACATGTGGAAAATCCCCTTAATGAAGTGATTTATTGAACTAAAGCCATTTGGTTTATTTGTCCTGGAATCTGAGGTTATGTAATGCTGTGATAATGGCACTTGTCTCTGTCCGAGCTCAGTGTCCCTCTGCTAAATGGGCTGCTTTTGTACTTTATAATTACGGACCGAACAAAAGGCTTGAACGAAAATCCACCAATTAAACGTTGCGTCGATCAAAGCTTGAATCCTTGCAGCAAAGGCCGTGCAACTTGCTGAACGCTGTAGTAGTCTGGTTTATCACAATTGTCAGCACTCATGCACATACCTTACTGAAAACTACAGCATATAGTTTACTGTGTGCAGCCATTTTAGCGGCCATATATCATAACCCATATATCTTGGATGATTTACAATCAATATTAATCCaggggagaaagaaaagaaaaaaaaaaaaaaaaaaaaaaaaaaaaaaaaaaaaaaaaaaaacctccctAAATATTCCCTTCAATACTGTGGGTATTATATTCATAACAAACATGGTTATTGTTGAGTTTGCCCTTTTGCCGATAGAAAAAATATGTA from Perca fluviatilis chromosome 20, GENO_Pfluv_1.0, whole genome shotgun sequence encodes the following:
- the pygl gene encoding glycogen phosphorylase, liver form, which produces MATPLTDQEKRKQISIRGIVGVENVAELKKGFNRHLHFTLVKDRNIATPRDYYFALAHTVRDHLVGRWIRTQQFYYEADPKRVYYLSLEFYMGRTLQNTMINLGLQNACDEAIYQLGLDMEELEEMEEDAGLGNGGLGRLAACFLDSMATLGLAAYGYGIRYEYGIFNQKIRDGWQVEEADDWLRHGNPWEKARPEYMLPVHFYGRVEETRGGSKWVDTQVVLAMPYDTPIPGYMNNTVNTMRLWSARAPNDFNLRDFNVGDYIQAVLDRNLAENISRVLYPNDNFFEGKELRLKQEYFVVAATLQDIIRRFKTTKKGSPGRTSFESFPEKVAIQLNDTHPAMAIPELMRIFVDIEKLDWDTAWELTRRTFAYTNHTVLPEALERWPVALLEKLLPRHLQIIYRINQVHLDMIASLYPKDMDKLRKMSLIEEDGCKRVNMAHLCIVGSHAVNGVAEIHSNIIKTDVFRNFSELEPEKFQNKTNGITPRRWLLLCNPGLAELIAEVIGEDYVKDLSQLKKLNDFVDNAALIRDISKVKQDNKMKFAQYLEKEYRVKINPSSMFDVHVKRIHEYKRQLLNCLHIVAMYNRIRKNPTAPFVPRTVIIGGKAAPGYHMAKMIIRLITSVADVVNNDPVVGNKLKVIFLENYRVSLAEKVIPATDLSEQISTAGTEASGTGNMKFMLNGALTIGTMDGANVEMAEEAGEENMFIFGMRVEEVAEMDKKGYDAMSYYKRIPELKYVMDQITSGFFSPTNPDLFKDLTDMLFKHDRFKVFADFEDYMKCQEKASQLYQNPKEWTKMVIKNIAATGKFSSDRTITEYATEVWGVKPTDLKIPPPNEPREAIEETARALKKM